A genomic stretch from Dama dama isolate Ldn47 chromosome 10, ASM3311817v1, whole genome shotgun sequence includes:
- the LOC133063624 gene encoding proteasome activator complex subunit 2-like — translation MAKPCWVRLSGEARKQVDVFRQNLFQEAEEFLYRFLPQKIIYLNQLLQEDSFTVTDLNSLQAPLDIPIPEPPPKDDEMETDKQEKKEVPKCGFLPGNEKVLVLLALVKPEVWTLKEKCILVITWIQHLIPKIEDGNDFVVAIQEKVLERVNAVKTKVGAFQTTISKYFSERGDAVAKASKETHVMDYRALVHERDEAVYGELRAMVLDLRAFYAELYHIISSNLKKIVNPKDEEKPSMY, via the coding sequence ATGGCCAAGCCTTGTTGGGTGCGCCTGAGCGGGGAAGCCCGCAAACAGGTGGATGTCTTCAGGCAAAATCTTTTCCAGGAGGCTGAGGAATTCCTCTACAGATTCTTGCCTCAGAAAATCATATACCTTAATCAGCTCTTGCAAGAGGACTCTTTCACTGTGACTGACCTGAATTCTCTCCAGGCCCCACTAGACATCCCCATTCCAGAACCCCCACCCAAGGATGATGAGATGGAAACAGATaagcaggagaagaaagaagtcCCTAAGTGCGGCTTTCTCCCTGGGAATGAGAAGGTTCTGGTCTTGCTTGCCCTGGTTAAGCCAGAAGTTTGGACTCTCAAAGAAAAATGCATTCTGGTGATCACATGGATCCAGCATCTGATCCCCAAAATTGAGGATGGAAATGACTTTGTGGTGGCAATCCAGGAAAAGGTGTTAGAGAGGGTAAATGCAGTCAAGACCAAAGTGGGAGCCTTCCAGACAACTATTTCCAAGTACTTCTCAGAACGTGGGGATGCTGTGGCCAAGGCCTCTAAGGAGACCCATGTAATGGATTACCGGGCCCTGGTGCACGAACGAGATGAGGCAGTCTATGGGGAGCTCAGGGCCATGGTGCTGGACCTGAGGGCCTTCTATGCTGAGCTTTACCATATTATCAGCAGCAACCTGAAGAAAATTGTCAACCCAAAGGATGAAGAGAAGCCATCTATGTACTGA
- the ZNF768 gene encoding zinc finger protein 768, producing the protein MEREASPWGLEPRDMQSPDEMGSPEGSLKGNMSENEEEEISQQEGTGDYEVEEISFGLEPQSPGFGPQSPEFEPQSPRFEPESPGFESRSPGFVPPSPEFAPRSPESDSQSPDFEPQSPRYEPQSPGYEPKSPGYEPRSPGYEPKSPGYEPRSPGYESQSPRYESQSPGYEPQNPEFKTQSPEFEAESSKFQEGAEMLLNPEEKNPLSIPLGVHPLDAFTQGFGEQPAGGMPLGPPFEMPTGALLAPPQFEMLQNPLGLTGTLRGPGRRGGRARGGQGPRPNICGICGKSFGRGSTLIQHQRIHTGEKPYKCEVCSKAFSQSSDLIKHQRTHTGERPYKCPRCGKAFADSSYLLRHQRTHSGQKPYKCPHCGKAFGDSSYLLRHQRTHSHERPYSCPECGKCYSQNSSLRSHQRVHTGQRPFSCGICGKSFSQRSALIPHARSHAREKPFKCPECGKRFGQSSVLAIHARTHLPGRTYSCPDCGKTFNRSSTLIQHQRSHTGERPYRCAVCGKGFCRSSTLLQHHRVHSGERPYKCDDCGKAFSQSSDLIRHQRTHAAGRR; encoded by the exons ATGGAACGGGAGGCGTCGCCGTGGGGCCTCGAGCCCCGAGATATGCAAAGTCCTGATGAAATGGGGAGCCCTGAAGGGTCCCTCAAAG GCAACATGAGTGAGAATGAGGAAGAGGAAATTTCTCAGCAAGAAGGCACTGGGGACTATGAGGTCGAAGAGATATCTTTTGGGCTTGAACCCCAGAGCCCTGGTTTTGGGCCACAAAGCCCAGAGTTTGAACCCCAAAGCCCCAGGTTTGAGCCTGAAAGCCCAGGTTTTGAGTCCCGAAGCCCTGGGTTTGTGCCCCCAAGCCCTGAATTTGCACCCAGAAGCCCTGAATCAGATTCTCAGAGCCCCGATTTTGAACCTCAGAGCCCTAGGTATGAGCCCCAAAGCCCTGGGTATGAACCCAAGAGCCCTGGATATGAACCCCGGAGCCCTGGGTATGAACCCAAGAGTCCTGGGTATGAACCCCGGAGCCCTGGATATGAATCTCAGAGTCCCAGGTATGAATCCCAGAGCCCAGGGTATGAACCCCAGAATCCGGAGTTCAAAACCCAAAGTCCTGAATTTGAAGCTGAAAGTTCCAAATTCCAGGAAGGTGCAGAAATGCTTCTGAATCCTGAAGAAAAGAATCCCTTGAGCATCCCCTTGGGAGTCCACCCATTGGACGCCTTCACCCAGGGGTTTGGGGAACAGCCTGCAGGGGGCATGCCCCTGGGGCCCCCATTTGAGATGcccacaggggccctgctggctccacCCCAGTTTGAGATGCTCCAGAATCCCCTGGGCCTGACGGGGACCCTTCGTGGTCCAGGCCGCCGGGGTGGCCGGGCCAGGGGTGGGCAGGGCCCAAGGCCCAACATCTGTGGCATCTGTGGGAAGAGCTTTGGGCGGGGCTCCACCCTGATCCAGCACCAGCGCATCCACACGGGTGAAAAACCCTATAAATGTGAGGTCTGTAGCAAGGCCTTCTCCCAGAGCTCTGACCTCATCAAACACCAGCGCACCCACACGGGCGAGCGGCCCTACAAGTGTCCCCGTTGCGGCAAGGCCTTCGCTGACAGCTCTTACCTGCTTCGCCACCAGCGCACGCACTCTGGTCAGAAGCCCTACAAGTGCCCGCACTGCGGCAAGGCCTTCGGCGACAGCTCCTACCTCTTGCGGCACCAGCGCACTCACAGCCACGAGCGGCCCTACAGCTGCCCCGAGTGTGGCAAGTGCTACAGCCAGAACTCCTCCCTGCGTAGTCACCAGAGGGTGCACACTGGGCAAAGGCCCTTCAGCTGTGGCATCTGTGGCAAGAGCTTCTCCCAGCGCTCGGCACTTATCCCCCATGCCCGCAGCCATGCCCGCGAGAAGCCCTTTAAGTGCCCCGAGTGCGGCAAGCGCTTTGGCCAGAGCTCGGTGCTCGCCATCCACGCCCGCACCCACCTGCCAGGCCGCACCTACAGCTGTCCCGACTGCGGCAAGACCTTCAATCGCTCCTCCACGCTGATTCAGCACCAGCGCTCGCACACGGGCGAGCGGCCTTACAGGTGCGCCGTGTGTGGCAAGGGCTTCTGCCGCTCCTCCACGCTGCTGCAGCATCACCGGGTCCACAGCGGGGAGCGGCCCTACAAGTGCGATGACTGTGGGAAAGCCTTCTCTCAGAGCTCCGACCTCATCCGCCACCAGCGGACCCATGCGGCCGGCCGGCGCTGA